A region of Carassius auratus strain Wakin chromosome 41, ASM336829v1, whole genome shotgun sequence DNA encodes the following proteins:
- the LOC113059198 gene encoding protein DBF4 homolog A isoform X1 — MMKHDTFSQCKDRDSKLDGHTSVSSKIKVKATCDALQNKPFKGRIFYLDLPWNMKTQRLENDIKTLGGTVEKFFSKEIKYLVSSKPEARYAQRLLPESPAPSPDSGVSSPHPSSRRESHGHRGSSQGVTDTVAVSRGKSLVERVVKEQERVQMNGILANALEWGVKVLHVDDVVSYVDKKKAKLIAMNAANPVVKRAASIQHTEKNTYHKLNAGRICRPFVKVEDSSRHYRPIYLPLSKMPVCNLRSLPPCCPFLMDEHGKEDPKKRPKEPRSGGERGPRGKKDRRRGDAGQEKRKGGYCECCEVKFNNLKMHLESEQHQTFSKSEEYTVVDRVTAGLTCDLINIGMHSRRVKCSTSTPVLCAGAMLPLKEDVGSVNVDWKHESDESLPWSSTSKQPLSEQTKEKPLSVRKRNRGQCEYPLSNRDSFFDQSDVLEKSQSKRGTFAWEFHSQSAVRKSEGASFLSREQNCDSNAPECRTDQQTWTNPDMYTAQQFRERNRESLTRFECFRTNCCEVYLQSMPENQVENSALWPSGNTEPEPDLDSPNDSLQRKVRNVRSRRRKQVPALHIDSVSKERESMSSLTPVKPVLESKNPPDYLLDLWQLFQSSDNMDEDFKGFSD; from the exons ATGATGAAGCACGACACTTTCTCACAGTGTAAGGACAGAG ATTCAAAACTGGACGGACATACTAGTGTATCATCTAAAATCAAAGTTAAAGCCACATGCGATGCTCTTCAGAACAAACCTTTTAAAGGGAGAATATTTTACTTGGATCTGCCATGGAATATGAAAACACAACGCTtggaaaatgacatcaaaacactTGGTGGT ACAGTGGAAAAGTTCTTCAGCAAGGAGATCAAGTATCTTGTGTCCAGTAAGCCGGAGGCCCGTTATGCCCAGCGTCTCCTGCCGGAATCTCCTGCTCCCAGTCCTGATTCTGGTGTCAGCTCTCCTCATCCCAGCAGCAGGAGAGAAAGCCATGGGCACAGGGGCAGCTCTCAGGGAGTCACGGATACG GTGGCTGTAAGTCGAGGCAAATCCCTTGTGGAGAGAGTCGTTAAAGAACAA gAACGTGTTCAGATGAATGGGATCTTGGCCAATGCTCTGGAATGGGGGGTCAAAGTCCTGCATGTTGACG ATGTTGTTTCATATGTTGACAAGAAGAAAGCAAAACTCATTGCAATGAACGCTGCTAACCCAGTGGTGAAAAGAGCT GCCAGCATtcagcacacagagaaaaatacATATCACAAACTCAATG CTGGAAGAATTTGTCGTCCATTTGTGAAAGTAGAGGACTCAAGCAG GCATTATCGTCCCATCTACCTTCCCCTGTCCAAAATGCCCGTGTGCAACCTCCGGTCTCTTCCACCCTGCTGTCCATTCCTGATGGATGAACATGGGAAAGAAGATCCAAAGAAGAGACCGAAAGAGCCAAG GTCTGGAGGGGAACGAGGACCTCGAGGAAAGAAGGACAGGCGCAGAGGAGATGCAGGGCAAGAGAAAAGGAAAGGAGGGTACTGTGAGTGCTGTGAGGTCAAATTCAACAACCTAAAGATG CACCTAGAGAGTGAGCAGCATCAGACTTTCTCTAAGAGTGAGGAGTACACAGTTGTAGATCGAGTCACTGCTGGGCTGACCTGTGACCTTATTAACATTGGCATGCACAGCAGAAG GGTGAAATGCAGTACATCAACCCCTGTTCTGTGTGCTGGAGCTATGTTGCCTTTAAAGGAAGATGTGGGATCTGTAAATGTTGATTGGAAACATGAAAGCGATGAGTCTTTGCCTTGGAGCTCTACATCAAAGCAACCTCTTTCAGAACAGACCAAAGAAAAACCTCTGTCAGTTCGCAAACGCAACAGGGGCCAGTGTGAATACCCTTTGAGCAATCGGGACAGCTTTTTCGACCAATCTGACGTTCTGGAGAAGTCCCAGTCTAAGCGTGGAACCTTTGCGTGGGAATTCCACTCACAATCTGCTGTGCGGAAATCTGAAGGTGCATCTTTTCTCAGCAGAGAGCAGAACTGTGACTCTAATGCACCTGAATGCAGGACAGACCAACAAACTTGGACAAACCCTGACATGTACACCGCTCAACAGTTCAGGGAAAGAAACCGAGAATCATTAACAAGATTTGAGTGCTTTAGGACTAACTGCTGTGAAGTTTATTTGCAAAGTATGCCAGAAAATCAAGTTGAAAATTCAGCTCTTTGGCCTTCAGGCAACACAGAACCCGAACCGGACCTCGATAGCCCCAATGATTCACTGCAACGAAAGGTTCGGAATGTCAGATCCAGAAGAAGAAAGCAAGTACCAGCCCTGCACATTGACTCCGTGAGTAAAGAGAGAGAATCAATGAGCTCTCTTACACCTGTTAAACCTGTACTAGAGTCCAAGAACCCACCTGATTATCTCCTGGACCTGTGGCAGCTCTTTCAGTCCAGTGACAACATGGATGAAGACTTTAAGGGTTTTTCAGATTAA
- the LOC113059198 gene encoding protein DBF4 homolog A isoform X2 translates to MMKHDTFSQYSKLDGHTSVSSKIKVKATCDALQNKPFKGRIFYLDLPWNMKTQRLENDIKTLGGTVEKFFSKEIKYLVSSKPEARYAQRLLPESPAPSPDSGVSSPHPSSRRESHGHRGSSQGVTDTVAVSRGKSLVERVVKEQERVQMNGILANALEWGVKVLHVDDVVSYVDKKKAKLIAMNAANPVVKRAASIQHTEKNTYHKLNAGRICRPFVKVEDSSRHYRPIYLPLSKMPVCNLRSLPPCCPFLMDEHGKEDPKKRPKEPRSGGERGPRGKKDRRRGDAGQEKRKGGYCECCEVKFNNLKMHLESEQHQTFSKSEEYTVVDRVTAGLTCDLINIGMHSRRVKCSTSTPVLCAGAMLPLKEDVGSVNVDWKHESDESLPWSSTSKQPLSEQTKEKPLSVRKRNRGQCEYPLSNRDSFFDQSDVLEKSQSKRGTFAWEFHSQSAVRKSEGASFLSREQNCDSNAPECRTDQQTWTNPDMYTAQQFRERNRESLTRFECFRTNCCEVYLQSMPENQVENSALWPSGNTEPEPDLDSPNDSLQRKVRNVRSRRRKQVPALHIDSVSKERESMSSLTPVKPVLESKNPPDYLLDLWQLFQSSDNMDEDFKGFSD, encoded by the exons ATGATGAAGCACGACACTTTCTCACAGT ATTCAAAACTGGACGGACATACTAGTGTATCATCTAAAATCAAAGTTAAAGCCACATGCGATGCTCTTCAGAACAAACCTTTTAAAGGGAGAATATTTTACTTGGATCTGCCATGGAATATGAAAACACAACGCTtggaaaatgacatcaaaacactTGGTGGT ACAGTGGAAAAGTTCTTCAGCAAGGAGATCAAGTATCTTGTGTCCAGTAAGCCGGAGGCCCGTTATGCCCAGCGTCTCCTGCCGGAATCTCCTGCTCCCAGTCCTGATTCTGGTGTCAGCTCTCCTCATCCCAGCAGCAGGAGAGAAAGCCATGGGCACAGGGGCAGCTCTCAGGGAGTCACGGATACG GTGGCTGTAAGTCGAGGCAAATCCCTTGTGGAGAGAGTCGTTAAAGAACAA gAACGTGTTCAGATGAATGGGATCTTGGCCAATGCTCTGGAATGGGGGGTCAAAGTCCTGCATGTTGACG ATGTTGTTTCATATGTTGACAAGAAGAAAGCAAAACTCATTGCAATGAACGCTGCTAACCCAGTGGTGAAAAGAGCT GCCAGCATtcagcacacagagaaaaatacATATCACAAACTCAATG CTGGAAGAATTTGTCGTCCATTTGTGAAAGTAGAGGACTCAAGCAG GCATTATCGTCCCATCTACCTTCCCCTGTCCAAAATGCCCGTGTGCAACCTCCGGTCTCTTCCACCCTGCTGTCCATTCCTGATGGATGAACATGGGAAAGAAGATCCAAAGAAGAGACCGAAAGAGCCAAG GTCTGGAGGGGAACGAGGACCTCGAGGAAAGAAGGACAGGCGCAGAGGAGATGCAGGGCAAGAGAAAAGGAAAGGAGGGTACTGTGAGTGCTGTGAGGTCAAATTCAACAACCTAAAGATG CACCTAGAGAGTGAGCAGCATCAGACTTTCTCTAAGAGTGAGGAGTACACAGTTGTAGATCGAGTCACTGCTGGGCTGACCTGTGACCTTATTAACATTGGCATGCACAGCAGAAG GGTGAAATGCAGTACATCAACCCCTGTTCTGTGTGCTGGAGCTATGTTGCCTTTAAAGGAAGATGTGGGATCTGTAAATGTTGATTGGAAACATGAAAGCGATGAGTCTTTGCCTTGGAGCTCTACATCAAAGCAACCTCTTTCAGAACAGACCAAAGAAAAACCTCTGTCAGTTCGCAAACGCAACAGGGGCCAGTGTGAATACCCTTTGAGCAATCGGGACAGCTTTTTCGACCAATCTGACGTTCTGGAGAAGTCCCAGTCTAAGCGTGGAACCTTTGCGTGGGAATTCCACTCACAATCTGCTGTGCGGAAATCTGAAGGTGCATCTTTTCTCAGCAGAGAGCAGAACTGTGACTCTAATGCACCTGAATGCAGGACAGACCAACAAACTTGGACAAACCCTGACATGTACACCGCTCAACAGTTCAGGGAAAGAAACCGAGAATCATTAACAAGATTTGAGTGCTTTAGGACTAACTGCTGTGAAGTTTATTTGCAAAGTATGCCAGAAAATCAAGTTGAAAATTCAGCTCTTTGGCCTTCAGGCAACACAGAACCCGAACCGGACCTCGATAGCCCCAATGATTCACTGCAACGAAAGGTTCGGAATGTCAGATCCAGAAGAAGAAAGCAAGTACCAGCCCTGCACATTGACTCCGTGAGTAAAGAGAGAGAATCAATGAGCTCTCTTACACCTGTTAAACCTGTACTAGAGTCCAAGAACCCACCTGATTATCTCCTGGACCTGTGGCAGCTCTTTCAGTCCAGTGACAACATGGATGAAGACTTTAAGGGTTTTTCAGATTAA
- the LOC113059200 gene encoding solute carrier family 25 member 40-like translates to MEMNSQKSSSVPTKDITPIQQMIASCSGAIITSLFVTPLDVVKIRLQAQNNPFPKGKCFVFCNGLMDHICVCENVNSKAWYKTPGHFTGTLDAFIKIIRMEGVSSLWSGLPPTLVMAVPATVIYFTCYDQLCAVLKHRMGERSDYAPLLAGAIARVGSATVISPLELVRTKMQSEKQSYQELSAIIRSALHNKGWRSLWRGWGPTLLRDVPFSAMYWFNYEKGKVWLCQYYNCTDPTVAITFTAGALSGSFASVITLPFDVVKTKRQVELGELQTIKLSTHVSSSTYHVMKRIVAENGVSGLFAGFLPRLIKVAPACAIMISTYEFGKAFFHRYNQKKQRGTQLQPSTCSHSEKH, encoded by the exons ATGGAGATGAACTCTCAGAAAAGTTCTTCAGTACCCACGAAGGACATTACACCCATCCAGCAGATGATCGCATCTTGCTCAGGGGCAATTATTACGTCACTGTTTG TAACACCTCTGGATGTGGTGAAGATCAGACTGCAGGCACAAAACAATCCTTTCCCCAAAG GGAAATGTTTTGTGTTCTGTAATGGCCTGATGGATCATATATGTGTCTGTGAGAATGTCAATTCAAAGGCATGGTACAAAACACCTGGTCATTTCACCGGCACTTTG gaTGCTTTTATTAAGATTATACGTATGGAAGGAGTCAGTTCTCTATGGAGCGGCCTTCCTCCAACACT AGTGATGGCTGTACCTGCAACCGTAATCTATTTCACATGTTACGATCAGCTGTGTGCCGTTCTCAAGCACAGGATGGGAGAACGATCAGATTATGCACCGCTGTTGGCCGGCGCCATCGCGAGAG TGGGGTCGGCTACAGTAATCAGCCCCCTGGAGCTGGTCCGCACAAAGATGCAGTCTGAGAAGCAGTCGTACCAGGAGCTGAGCGCCATTATCCGGTCAGCGCTGCACAACAAGGGCTGGCGGTCTCTGTGGAGGGGCTGGGGACCCACGCTGCTCCGAGACGTCCCATTCTCAG CTATGTACTGGTTTAACTATGAGAAGGGTAAAGTTTGGCTCTGTCAATATTACAACTGTACAGATCCAACCGTTGCCATCACATTCACGGCTGGAGCACTGTCTGGATCA TTTGCATCGGTCATCACACTGCCGTTTGATGTGGTCAAGACAAAACGACAGGTAGAACTGGGTGAACTGCAGACGATAAAAT TGTCCACACACGTCTCATCCAGCACGTATCATGTGATGAAAAGGATAGTTGCTGAAAATGGAGTATCAGGACTATTTGCAG GTTTTCTGCCCAGGCTGATTAAAGTGGCTCCGGCGTGTGCTATAATGATCAGCACATATGAGTTCGGAAAAGCTTTTTTCCACAGATACAACCAGAAGAAACAGAGGGGGACACAACTGCAGCCCAGCACTTGCTCTCACTCAGAAAAGCACTGA
- the LOC113059199 gene encoding RUN domain-containing protein 3B-like, whose product MASIDLGFNGARRKVLARIRAVERRNLITVCRFSVKTLIDRSCFETIDDTSAEFNNFVSVLENILSHRLKGQVSWFGYESPRSFWDYIRVACSKVPHSCIHSIENMENVRSSRAKGRAWIRVALMEKRLSEYISAALRDFKTTRRFYEEGAVVLGEEAGLLADTLIGLNAIDFSFCLKGEGLDESCPVAIDYTPYLKFTQTSDSISSDEEEMRTLGSSGSEAGTPETHMAASLMADQSTWYSKSKRLEQKYRVVLEQKGYLEELVRLREIQLSESVSQNKSLQQRLTDTKTSHKLEKEHLEFIILELQDQLTVMKNHDLRSRQELTSHLTNQCPSPATLDTNAVALDTLLYRKRTGPWEEKSFKSLEHLSADMSLSQMSLDPAQVNTHSLESKAGLTHWHREGKEDTPSLRGLCGSLTSMASYKSLASLKSSEYLASPTLDMTSPGLTPS is encoded by the exons ATGGCATCGATAGATCTCGGGTTCAACGGGGCTCGTAGAAAAGTATTAGCGCGTATCAGAGCTGTAGAGAGGAGGAATCTGATCACCGTTTGCAg GTTCTCAGTGAAGACCCTCATTGATCGCTCATGTTTTGAGACGATAGACGACACATCTGCTGAGTTCAACAACTTTGTCTCCGTTCTAGAAAATATTCTCAGTCATAGACTGAAAG GTCAGGTCAGCTGGTTTGGCTACGAGAGCCCGCGCAGTTTCTGGGATTACATACGTGTGGCGTGTAGTAAAGTCCCGCACAGCTGCATCCATAGCATCGAGAACATGGAGAACGTCCGCAGCTCTAGAGCAAAG GGTCGTGCCTGGATTAGAGTGGCGTTAATGGAGAAGCGTTTGTCTGAATACATCTCTGCAGCTCTGAGAGACTTCAAAACTACAAG gAGGTTTTATGAGGAAGGGGCTGTAGTTCTGGGTGAGGAGGCGGGGCTTCTGGCAGATACACTGATTGGACTGAATGCCATTGACTTCAG TTTTTGTCTGAAAGGGGAGGGGCTTGATGAGAGCTGTCCTGTCGCCATTGACTACACACCGTACCTTAAATTCACACAAAC TTCTGACAGCATCAGCAGTGATGAGGAGGAAATGAGAACGCTGGGCAGCAGCGGCAGTGAAGCAGGCACTCCTGAAACCCACATGGCCGCCAGTCTGATGGCCGATCAGAGCACCTGGTACAGCAAGAGCAAAAGACTAGAGCAGAAATACAGAGTCGTGCTGGAACAGAAG GGTTATTTGGAGGAGCTGGTGCGTCTGAGGGAAATTCAGCTCTCTGAGTCTGTCTCTCAGAATAAATCTCTACAGCAGCGGCTCACAGACACAAAAACCAGCCACAAACTGGAGAAAGAGCACCTGGAGTTCATCATACTGGAGCTGCAGGATCAGCT GACGGTGATGAAGAATCATGACCTTCGCTCCAGACAGGAGCTCACCTCGCACCTGACAAACCAATGTCCCTCACCTGCTACCTTGGATACCAATGCAGTTGCCTTGGATACACTCCTGTACAGGAAACGCACAGGACCATGGGAAGA GAAAAGCTTCAAGAGTTTGGAGCATCTTTCTGCAGATATGAGTCTCTCGCAGATGTCTCTGGATCCAGcacaagtgaacacacacagtctgGAGAGCAAGGCAGGACTTACACACTGGCACAGAGAAg GGAAAGAGGATACTCCGTCTCTGAGGGGTTTGTGTGGTTCCTTAACCTCAATGGCCAGTTACAAATCTCTGGCCAGTCTCAAGTCCAGTGAGTATCTGGCCAGTCCAACATTAGACATGACCAGCCCAGGACTGACACCATCCTGA